Proteins from a single region of Haloarcula laminariae:
- a CDS encoding PH domain-containing protein: MESLHPRVRLLWAGRTAIVGLVLVGLVVVADRLFVPVPVELAAVGWAVLVALGAVHAVLAQRIWRFELQDDALFLVRGVVTRTDTSVPYVRVQHVDTTRGPVERTAGLASVVVYTAGSRGADITIPGLRPERATELRERLRDLAGESEATDAV; encoded by the coding sequence ATGGAGTCGCTGCACCCGCGGGTCAGGCTGCTGTGGGCCGGTCGCACGGCCATCGTCGGCCTGGTTCTCGTCGGTCTGGTCGTCGTCGCTGATAGGCTGTTCGTTCCGGTCCCGGTCGAACTCGCCGCCGTCGGCTGGGCCGTCCTCGTCGCTCTGGGCGCCGTACACGCCGTGCTGGCCCAGCGAATCTGGCGGTTCGAGCTCCAGGACGACGCGCTCTTTCTCGTCCGCGGTGTGGTGACGCGAACCGACACCTCCGTCCCCTACGTCAGAGTCCAGCACGTCGACACCACGCGCGGCCCCGTCGAACGGACCGCCGGGCTCGCCAGCGTAGTGGTGTACACCGCCGGGTCGCGCGGCGCCGACATCACGATACCGGGGCTGCGGCCCGAGCGGGCGACCGAACTGCGCGAGCGCCTGCGTGACCTCGCCGGCGAGAGCGAGGCCACAGACGCGGTATGA
- a CDS encoding PH domain-containing protein: MRRLHPLSGAVSVGRGLVQGAFFGVIAGTTLAGVLGLPAAAVPLMIPALALLVGGFALARYYRFTYEIEGDTLRVESGVLARQSREIPLGRVQNVDSRQGILNRLLGLSVVAFETAGGAATEATLDAVDQAEAERLRTLVQRHGETATAPTAAAETDVDTESEKSADPGPDAPAQPAAAGHRTEELFEFTLRDLLTYAVVSVRPAAPVLLLVGLPLGIDILTGVLRFNLGLVGGGSSLSLAVLEAFGPPQLVALVVLVGLQFLVAALVLSVALTVVEYYDFRLVREGDDLRYERGLLRRYSGTIPLSKVQTVSIRENAAMRRFGFATLVVETAGYSGGSQESGQGVAIPMAPRPVVYDLASDIEPFGDLAFERAPTRARRRYAARFAIVAGVVTAVGYAVDTFLLGSGLWWLLLGLFVLVPPAAHLRWRHRGVALDDDVLATRTGFWRQTTRIVPYYRVQTVFVGRSPFQRRRDLATVTADTASTSSILGGSARAYDVDDERAAQLRDTLRERLYTDLLARKADRDA, translated from the coding sequence ATGAGACGGCTCCACCCGCTCAGTGGCGCGGTGAGCGTCGGTCGCGGGCTGGTCCAGGGGGCGTTCTTCGGCGTCATCGCCGGGACCACGCTGGCCGGGGTTCTCGGCCTGCCGGCCGCGGCGGTGCCGCTGATGATTCCGGCGCTGGCCCTGCTCGTGGGCGGGTTCGCGCTGGCGCGGTACTACCGGTTCACCTACGAGATCGAGGGCGACACGCTGCGGGTCGAGTCGGGCGTCCTCGCCCGCCAGTCCCGGGAGATACCGCTTGGACGCGTCCAGAACGTCGACAGCAGACAGGGGATTCTGAACCGGCTGCTCGGGCTCAGCGTCGTCGCCTTCGAGACAGCCGGCGGGGCCGCCACGGAGGCGACCCTCGACGCCGTCGACCAGGCTGAGGCCGAGCGGCTTCGCACCCTCGTCCAGCGCCACGGGGAGACGGCGACGGCGCCGACAGCGGCTGCCGAAACGGATGTCGACACCGAGTCGGAGAAATCGGCTGACCCGGGGCCGGACGCGCCGGCCCAGCCGGCGGCCGCCGGCCACCGAACCGAGGAGCTGTTCGAGTTCACGCTCCGGGACCTCCTCACCTACGCCGTCGTCTCCGTGCGACCGGCCGCGCCGGTCCTCCTGCTCGTCGGGCTCCCGCTGGGCATCGACATCCTGACCGGCGTCCTCCGCTTCAACCTGGGGCTCGTGGGCGGCGGGTCCTCGCTCTCGCTCGCGGTGCTGGAGGCCTTCGGCCCGCCGCAGCTGGTCGCGCTGGTGGTCCTCGTGGGATTGCAGTTCCTCGTGGCCGCCCTCGTCCTGAGCGTCGCGTTGACCGTCGTCGAGTACTACGACTTCCGGCTCGTCCGCGAGGGCGACGACCTGCGCTACGAGCGCGGACTGCTCCGCCGGTACAGCGGCACCATCCCGCTGTCCAAGGTCCAGACCGTCTCCATCCGTGAGAACGCGGCCATGCGCCGCTTTGGCTTCGCGACCCTCGTGGTCGAGACCGCGGGCTACAGCGGCGGGAGCCAGGAGTCGGGACAGGGCGTGGCCATCCCGATGGCCCCGCGGCCGGTCGTCTACGACCTGGCCAGCGACATCGAACCCTTCGGCGACCTGGCGTTCGAGCGGGCCCCGACGCGTGCCCGTCGTCGATACGCCGCCCGCTTCGCTATCGTCGCCGGCGTCGTGACTGCCGTCGGCTACGCCGTCGACACGTTCCTGCTGGGGAGCGGCCTCTGGTGGCTGTTGCTCGGCCTGTTCGTCCTGGTGCCGCCCGCGGCCCACCTCCGGTGGCGACACCGCGGCGTCGCGCTGGACGACGACGTGCTGGCGACGCGGACGGGCTTTTGGCGCCAGACGACCCGCATCGTCCCCTACTACCGCGTCCAGACGGTGTTCGTCGGCCGGTCGCCGTTCCAGCGGCGGCGCGACCTCGCGACGGTGACGGCCGACACGGCGTCGACGAGCAGCATCCTCGGCGGCTCTGCCAGGGCCTACGACGTGGACGACGAGCGGGCCGCACAGCTCCGGGACACGCTCCGGGAGCGCCTCTACACCGACCTGCTCGCGAGAAAGGCCGACCGCGACGCGTGA